TCAAAAATGGCACAGGCAGCTCGTTTATAGTTGCTTCTGAGATGGGAGTGAGGGACAGGGAGGCTGCAATACTGGACACTGGCAACTTTGTGCTAAGGAGCATGACCGACCGTTCAAAAATCATATGGGAGAGCTTTGCCTCTCCTACTGATACATGGCTTCCAGGAATGAATATTACACTTGGAAATTTGCTGAAATCATGGAAGAGCTATGATGACCCAGCAACAGGAGATTACACTTTTGGTTTTGGACCGAGCATAGCTAATGCGTCAGCATCACAATTCATTATTATGTGGAATCGGATTTCATTTTGGACAAGTGAATCCTGGAATGGTGACACGAATTCTCTCATTCCAGTACTGAAATCTATGGGTATCATCCCTGTTTCATTTCAGTGTGACAACCTTACATGCATGTACACTCCCAACCCTGCTGACATAATGACTAAGATTGTTTTGGATCAAAGTGGTTCACTGAACATAACACAGTTCAATTCGGAAGCCAAATTGTGGACATTGTTATGGAGACATCCAGATAGTTGTGATGTGTCTAATTTATGTGGAGTTAATGGTGTATGCAACAGCAGCGTATCCGTATCAACATCAGAATCCATTTGTAAGTGTCCAGAAGGATTTGCACCACAAGAACAATCAAATTCCAGGAAAGGGTGCACTAGAAAAACCCCACTGCAGTGTAATGGTGATAGATTTATTGATATGCTTAATATGACATTTCCTGACAACAGACAGAAGCTGTCAGTTGTGGAAAAAAGTGAATGTGAATTTGCCTGTATGGAAAATTGCTCTTGTACGGCATATGCTCATTCGCTCTCCGATGGTTGCAGCTTATGGCATGGCAATCTAACACACTTGCAGAATGGAGTTGAAACTCTTCATCTTCGTGTAGCTGCATCAGAATCACATGGTAAAGGACTAGTGCCACTGGGGAGACAGTATGTGAAGATAGGGTTAATTGCAAGAAAACAGAAACATTATTGATAGTATTATTGTGTCAAGTGACAAGCTCTGTTTTTTTGCAGGTCACAAAATGCTTTGGATAGCGTATGTACTTCCGCCAGTTGCATTCCTTGTCTTTTGTCTCATCTCTTTTATTTGGATTAGGAGATGGAAAAATAAAGGTAACCATTCTGAGTTGGAAAAATAATTTGTAGTTAAAGAAATGACATGCCTTGGTCTGATAGACACATGATAAGTCCCCTTTTGTGAATCAGGGAAAGGAAAACAGCATGATCACCCCCTCGTCATGGCTTCAGATGTAATGAAACTTTGGGAGAGCGAAGACACAGGCTCTCACTTTATGATGCTTTCTTTTTCACAGATAGAAAATGCCACAGACAACTTCTCAACTAAAAACAAGCTTGGAGAAGGAGGGTTTGGCCCTGTGTACAAGGTTAATTATGTTCTTTAGTTTTGTTCGTTAAAATGTTTGCTAATTGTGATAATTTCGTCTGAAGCATGTAGTCAGCATGTATAGCTTTGTCTGTAGCCAAGTAATGATAGTGAATGTTCTTATCTTAAATAAAAAACAGACTAATTGAAAGGGGAAAATGGAGCATATCTTTGTCCAGTCGTCCTGTAAGATGTTCATAGTTACAGCATCCTCCACTTGTTAGTCATGTGTGGCAAATACGTTGTGTTGTTCGATCAAGCAGTTCGGCAAATTCAATGTACATTAAACCATCAACTCAATATCATGGATAGTGGGAGCTGAATCTATTTTTGATATATGACTGTACTAATGTTTGACTGTTGAAAAATTGACACAATGCTCCAGGGAAACTTACCAAATGGACAAGATGTTGCTGTTAAGAGACTTGCAGCGAATTCAGGGCAAGGACTACCAGAGTTTAAGAATGAAATCTTATTAATAGCCAAGCTTCAACACAGCAATTTAGTTGGACTCTTAGGTTGCTGCATTGACGGGGAAGAAATGTTACTAATCTATGAGTATATGCCAAACAAAAGCTTGGATTTCTTCCTATTTGGTATGTTCACTTTGTATATAAATATCCCTACTTCATAGCTATATTTTCCTTCCATGCCTTGTTGAACCGATCAAGTCTTATTTTGCAAGAACAATCGAGAAGGGCTTTTTTAGTCTGGGCAATGCGTCTTAACATAATTGAAGGGATTGCACAAGGTCTTATTTATCTCCACAAGCATTCTCGGCTGAGAATTATTCACAGGGACCTGAAGCCAAGCAATATTCTGCTGGACACTGATATGAACCCTAAGATCTCGGACTTCGGAATGGCAAGAATATTTGATCCTAAAGGAGGACTAGCTAACACGAAAAGAGTCGTTGGAACATAGTAAGCACTTCTATTGGTATTTTACATGTAAAGTGGAAGAACCACTATACTGAGAAATGGGCATCGAATTTACTAGATTATTGTTCTTTCAGTGGCTACATGGCCCCCGAATATGCTATGGCAGGTATTTTCTCTGTCAAGTCCGATGTATTTAGCTACGGGGTACTGCTTCTGGAGATCATCAGTGGACTAAGAAATGCAGCAGCTCGTGGACATGGCAACTCCCTAAACCTCCTTGGTCACGTGGGTCAAAGTTCCAACAAGCTCAAACTGTTCTATAATTGTTGTACCTGATTTTTATTCTAATTTGATGCCTGCAACTGAACTTTGCAGGCATGGGAGCTGTGGAAAGAAGGCAGATGGCGCGAGCTCATTGATAAATCGTTGCACGATGCATGTCCTGAGAATATGGTGCTACGATGCATTCACGTCGGCCTGTTGTGCGTTCAGGAGAATGCTGCTGATCGGCCCTCCATGGCCGAAGTCATTTCTATGATTACTAACGAAAATGCCACCTTGCCGGCCGCAAAACAACCTGGTTTCGTATCCATGTTGCTTCCAACTGAAGCTGATGTCCCTGAAGGAAGCTGCTCTCTGAATGATTTGTCAATTACTCGCCTGGATGGTAGGTAGTACTACTATCGAGTATCCATTAGATAAAGAGTGTTACTGTTGCTTGTGAATATATGTTCAGACAACAGAGTATCATGTTATCACATGATATTAACTAGACTGTGACACGCGCTTTGCCACGTCGTTCTTCGGTTGTGAGTTAAGTCTCGTCTATTTATTTTCTACATGGTTTTATTATGGTTTGCTCACTTATTGTCCGTAATTGTTAGTTAATTATCTTACATAGTATTGTTGCTCATAGGTTAAATTGTTAGTTCAGTGGGTGATTCGTGCATGTTCACAGAATGAAATGCGTCGACCAATCAAGTTCGATGAGCTATTTGTCATCGGCCTCTTGCATGCATTGTAAAAGAAAGAGCCATCAATTTTTGGTATAAATtcaaatactccttctgttccataATATAGTGCATATAATATTTTTTAAGTCAAAGTTTGTGATCTTTGACCCAGTTTATAGAGAAAACTATATATATCTATAATTCCAATATCTAAAGTATGAAAATACTTCTTataatgaatctaatgatatatgCTTGGCATTATAGATGTAAAAGTTTTTCTCAaaaaacttggtcaaagtttgtgTCGTTTGACTTCTTCAAAAAtatatatgcactacattatgaaaTGGCGAGAGTAC
The Aegilops tauschii subsp. strangulata cultivar AL8/78 chromosome 3, Aet v6.0, whole genome shotgun sequence genome window above contains:
- the LOC109771101 gene encoding G-type lectin S-receptor-like serine/threonine-protein kinase B120, which translates into the protein MKIAIFIAQAQLVHSSCGNMLGVDKSTVSPRSKLTTQPSSMLYWQLENCFHGIFKAGNPVCSWSVELFAGQKVHTILPRLQQVSCLPCSPLDSLLRETQSLCLEKAMLVEISYLKKCAVVLLIPSVLAIRCFSATTPRDTIAFNESISDGQNLVSSNKKFVLGFFSPGASSHRYIGVWYNSVPRGTAVWIANRNDPVQDKSGVLKFDEVGNLIVKNGTGSSFIVASEMGVRDREAAILDTGNFVLRSMTDRSKIIWESFASPTDTWLPGMNITLGNLLKSWKSYDDPATGDYTFGFGPSIANASASQFIIMWNRISFWTSESWNGDTNSLIPVLKSMGIIPVSFQCDNLTCMYTPNPADIMTKIVLDQSGSLNITQFNSEAKLWTLLWRHPDSCDVSNLCGVNGVCNSSVSVSTSESICKCPEGFAPQEQSNSRKGCTRKTPLQCNGDRFIDMLNMTFPDNRQKLSVVEKSECEFACMENCSCTAYAHSLSDGCSLWHGNLTHLQNGVETLHLRVAASESHGHKMLWIAYVLPPVAFLVFCLISFIWIRRWKNKGKGKQHDHPLVMASDVMKLWESEDTGSHFMMLSFSQIENATDNFSTKNKLGEGGFGPVYKGNLPNGQDVAVKRLAANSGQGLPEFKNEILLIAKLQHSNLVGLLGCCIDGEEMLLIYEYMPNKSLDFFLFEQSRRAFLVWAMRLNIIEGIAQGLIYLHKHSRLRIIHRDLKPSNILLDTDMNPKISDFGMARIFDPKGGLANTKRVVGTYGYMAPEYAMAGIFSVKSDVFSYGVLLLEIISGLRNAAARGHGNSLNLLGHAWELWKEGRWRELIDKSLHDACPENMVLRCIHVGLLCVQENAADRPSMAEVISMITNENATLPAAKQPGFVSMLLPTEADVPEGSCSLNDLSITRLDGR